A section of the Castanea sativa cultivar Marrone di Chiusa Pesio chromosome 12, ASM4071231v1 genome encodes:
- the LOC142620586 gene encoding uncharacterized protein LOC142620586 → MGRKMFPYTLIRGVQAKPCWVHQEFLYSRQLNPFKSPSCMDIQVIKSKILFAWKKSRQVKVLENRLSSISRSHVMNLKEELHNMKKGSNSVDVYLQKIKVVRDKLLAIGVILDDEELLHIAIKGLPKEHNAFRFAICTRSIQLSFDELATMLNAREESLNEWLEIKDPTFAMVVSSNQRPNSSNNYNQSYNQPYNSGRGRNNNNSNRGGRGRGSPSQPNQFSYQCNHFYRNQSSSSRFERPTCQIYGILCHLAIDCYHHMDYAYQGNHPPTKLAAMVTTSNACITQDQHWFADNAATDHVIASLDQLSFP, encoded by the exons ATGGGGCGCAAGATGTTTCCATATACACTTATTCGTGGAGTCCAAGCAAAGCCATGTTGGGTCCATCAGGAGTTTCTTTATTCCCGCCAGCTTAATCCCTTCAAATCTCCATCTTGTATGGACATTCAAGTCATCAAGTCCAAAATACTGTTTGCTTGGAAGAAAAGTCGACAGGTCAAG GTCTTGGAAAATAGGCTCTCATCCATTTCTAGGTCTCATGTGATGAATCTCAAAGAAGAATTGCACAACATGAAGAAAGGCTCTAATTCTGTAGATGTGTATCTGCAGAAGATCAAAGTTGTGAGAGACAAATTGCTAGCCATTGGTGTGATCTTGGATGATGAGGAACTTCTTCATATTGCAATTAAAGGTCTACCTAAGGAGCATAATGCTTTTAGGTTTGCAATTTGTACTAGGAGTATACAATTAAGCTTTGATGAACTTGCTACAATGCTTAATGCTAGGGAAGAATCACTAAATGAATGGTTAGAGATCAAAGATCCTACATTTGCTATGGTTGTGAGCTCTAATCAAAGGCCTAATAGTAGTAACAACTACAATCAGTCTTACAATCAACCTTACAATAGCGGCAGAGGAAGGAATAACAACAATAGCAATAGAGGGGGTCGAGGAAGAGGTTCACCTTCACAACCAAACCAGTTTTCCTATCAATGCAATCATTTTTATCGAAATCAATCTTCTAGTTCAAGATTTGAGAGGCCTACATGTCAAATCTATGGAATACTTTGTCACCTAGCCATTGATTGCTATCATCACATGGATTATGCATATCAAGGCAATCACCCTCCTACCAAACTTGCAGCAATGGTCACAACTTCTAATGCTTGTATCACACAAGACCAACATTGGTTTGCTGATAATGCTGCTACAGACCATGTGATTGCTAGTCTCGACCAGCTCAGCTTTCCATAG